The following are from one region of the Noviherbaspirillum sedimenti genome:
- the rpsG gene encoding 30S ribosomal protein S7, protein MPRRREVPKREILPDPKFGNVDVAKFVNVLMLSGKKSVAENIIYGAFEHIQAKSGKDPLEVFSAAISNCKPMVEVKSRRVGGANYQVPVEVRPVRRMALSMRWLREAANKRSEKSMPQRLGGELMEAAEGRGGAMKKRDEVHRMAEANKAFSHFRF, encoded by the coding sequence ATGCCACGTCGTCGTGAAGTCCCCAAACGGGAAATTCTGCCGGATCCGAAATTTGGCAATGTTGATGTTGCGAAGTTCGTGAACGTTCTGATGCTGTCCGGTAAAAAATCGGTCGCCGAGAACATCATCTATGGTGCGTTCGAACACATCCAGGCCAAGTCGGGCAAGGATCCGCTGGAAGTTTTTTCCGCTGCGATCAGCAACTGCAAGCCGATGGTGGAAGTCAAGTCCCGCCGCGTCGGTGGCGCCAACTACCAGGTGCCAGTCGAAGTGCGTCCGGTGCGCCGCATGGCGCTGTCGATGCGCTGGTTGCGCGAAGCTGCCAACAAGCGCAGCGAAAAATCGATGCCGCAACGTCTGGGTGGTGAGTTGATGGAAGCGGCTGAAGGCCGTGGCGGCGCCATGAAGAAGCGCGATGAAGTGCATCGCATGGCAGAGGCGAACAAGGCGTTCTCGCACTTCCGCTTCTAA
- the rpsL gene encoding 30S ribosomal protein S12, with translation MPTINQLIRQPRVSARVKSKSPALENSPQKRGVCTRVYTTTPKKPNSALRKVAKVRLTNGFEVISYIGGEGHNLQEHSVVLLRGGRVKDLPGVRYHMVRGALDTQGVKDRKQARSKYGAKRAKAAKK, from the coding sequence ATGCCAACCATCAATCAATTGATTCGCCAGCCGCGCGTATCTGCGCGCGTCAAGAGCAAATCGCCGGCGCTGGAAAACAGCCCGCAAAAACGCGGCGTTTGCACCCGTGTTTACACCACCACTCCGAAGAAGCCGAACTCGGCGCTGCGTAAGGTGGCCAAGGTGCGTCTGACCAATGGTTTCGAGGTTATCTCGTACATCGGCGGTGAAGGCCACAACCTGCAGGAACACAGTGTCGTGTTGCTGCGCGGCGGTCGTGTGAAAGACTTGCCGGGTGTGCGTTACCACATGGTGCGCGGTGCCCTGGATACCCAAGGCGTCAAGGACCGTAAGCAAGCCCGCTCGAAGTACGGTGCCAAGCGCGCCAAGGCTGCGAAGAAGTAA